The Methylomonas montana genome has a window encoding:
- a CDS encoding sodium ion-translocating decarboxylase subunit beta, whose product MENLRLLWESTGIYNVTGPQVVMMAVGFLLLYLAIKKGFEPLLLLPIGFGAVLSNIPVAGMIEEGGILYYMYGGIKAGVFPLLIFMGVGAMTDFGPMLANPKTLFLGAAAQFGIFATLFGALALNVIPGMDFTLKQAAAIAIIGGADGPTAIYVASKLAPELLGAIAVAAYSYMALVPLIQPPIMRALTSEQERRIEMQQLRVVSKAEKIVFPLMLLVLTAMLLPSAAPLVGMFCLGNLMNASGVVDRLSKTAQNELINIVTIFLGLSVGSKLSAEAFLTMETLGILGLGAVAFSIGTASGVLMAKVMNRFSSTPINPLIGAAGVSAVPMAARVANKIGLESNPHNFLLMHAMGPNVAGVIGSAVAAGVLLSLVR is encoded by the coding sequence ATGGAAAATCTTAGACTGTTGTGGGAAAGCACAGGTATCTATAACGTTACCGGGCCGCAAGTCGTCATGATGGCGGTTGGCTTTTTGCTATTGTATCTGGCGATCAAAAAAGGCTTCGAACCCCTGTTGTTATTGCCAATCGGATTTGGTGCGGTATTAAGCAACATTCCGGTGGCAGGCATGATAGAAGAGGGCGGCATCCTTTACTACATGTACGGTGGCATCAAGGCAGGCGTGTTTCCGCTCTTGATTTTTATGGGCGTCGGCGCAATGACCGATTTTGGGCCTATGCTAGCCAATCCCAAAACCTTGTTCCTGGGTGCCGCGGCGCAATTCGGTATTTTTGCGACACTGTTCGGTGCGCTGGCCTTGAATGTGATTCCAGGCATGGATTTCACGCTTAAACAAGCGGCGGCGATTGCCATCATCGGCGGTGCCGACGGGCCCACCGCGATTTACGTAGCGTCCAAATTGGCGCCTGAATTATTGGGGGCGATCGCGGTGGCGGCGTATTCCTACATGGCATTAGTGCCGCTGATCCAGCCGCCCATCATGCGCGCATTGACCAGCGAACAAGAGCGTCGGATAGAAATGCAACAACTCAGAGTGGTCAGCAAGGCCGAAAAAATCGTGTTCCCACTGATGTTGCTGGTATTGACCGCCATGCTGCTGCCGTCGGCGGCGCCGCTGGTCGGCATGTTTTGTCTGGGTAATCTGATGAACGCCAGCGGCGTGGTGGATAGATTGAGCAAAACCGCGCAGAACGAATTAATCAATATCGTCACGATCTTCTTAGGATTATCGGTTGGCTCCAAACTGAGCGCCGAAGCGTTTTTGACGATGGAAACCCTGGGCATTTTAGGTCTCGGCGCGGTGGCGTTTTCCATTGGCACCGCGAGTGGCGTACTGATGGCTAAAGTCATGAATCGTTTCAGCAGCACGCCGATCAACCCCTTGATCGGCGCGGCCGGTGTCTCCGCCGTGCCGATGGCCGCGCGAGTGGCTAATAAAATCGGTCTGGAAAGTAACCCGCATAACTTCCTATTGATGCACGCGATGGGGCCGAATGTCGCCGGCGTGATTGGCTCGGCGGTGGCTGCAGGGGTCTTGTTGAGTTTGGTGCGCTAG
- the oadA gene encoding sodium-extruding oxaloacetate decarboxylase subunit alpha, protein MEKVNKPLGITEVVLRDAHQSILATRLRIEDMLPICEQLDQIGYWSIESWGGATFDACIRYLGEDPWERLRLLKKAMPNTPQQMLFRGQNILGYRHYADDVVDKFVERCVVNGIDVFRIFDAMNDMRNIERAIKAVLNTDAHAQGTISYTTSPVHTIKKWIEQGKQIEDMGAHSICIKDMAGLLTPYDAYELISKLKKAVAIPIHMQCHATTGLSVGTYIKAVEAGVDNVDTAISSLSMTYGHNPTETIVASFQGQKRDTGLNLIKLEKIAAYFREVRKKYAQFEGSLKGVDGRILVSQVPGGMLTNMESQLREQGAADRFDEVLHEIPLVRKDLGYIPLVTPTSQIVGTQAVLNVLAGERYKTISKETAGVLKGEYGATPAPVDKELQARVLNGAKPITCRPADLLEAEMDKLVAEVKTKAAAEGVKLAENVEEDALINGLFAQVGWKFLQNRGNPAAFEPAPSLAPAVAAAPAIAAPSASGAAETYTVNVDGKNYHVAVAPGGADIIVQAAVVTAAPDSGPMLAATAPIVSGSGVVESPLAGVVLKVNVNVGSHLSEGDVVMIMEAMKMETEIRAKVAGIVSAVNVRQGDSVAVGDVLVTL, encoded by the coding sequence GTGGAAAAGGTAAACAAGCCCCTAGGAATTACTGAGGTGGTATTACGCGATGCCCATCAGTCAATTCTGGCAACCCGGCTGCGCATAGAAGACATGCTGCCGATTTGCGAGCAGCTTGATCAAATCGGTTACTGGTCGATTGAATCCTGGGGTGGCGCAACCTTTGATGCCTGCATCCGCTATTTGGGTGAGGATCCTTGGGAAAGATTGCGTTTGTTGAAAAAAGCCATGCCTAACACACCGCAGCAAATGTTGTTCCGCGGTCAAAATATTTTGGGTTACCGGCATTATGCCGACGATGTCGTCGATAAATTCGTCGAACGTTGCGTGGTGAATGGCATCGATGTATTCCGTATCTTCGATGCGATGAACGATATGCGCAACATCGAACGCGCGATTAAAGCGGTACTGAATACCGATGCCCATGCCCAAGGCACCATCTCCTACACCACCAGCCCGGTGCATACCATCAAAAAATGGATCGAGCAGGGTAAGCAAATCGAGGACATGGGCGCGCATTCCATTTGTATTAAGGATATGGCCGGTTTGCTGACCCCTTACGATGCTTACGAACTGATCAGCAAGCTGAAAAAAGCCGTGGCGATTCCGATTCATATGCAATGCCACGCCACGACCGGCTTGAGCGTCGGAACTTATATCAAGGCCGTGGAAGCCGGTGTCGATAATGTCGATACCGCGATTTCCTCTTTAAGCATGACTTATGGCCACAATCCTACCGAAACCATCGTTGCCAGTTTTCAGGGCCAAAAACGCGATACCGGCCTGAATTTGATCAAGCTGGAAAAAATCGCCGCTTATTTCCGTGAGGTGCGCAAGAAATACGCACAATTCGAAGGCAGCTTGAAAGGCGTTGATGGCCGGATTTTGGTCTCGCAAGTGCCGGGCGGCATGTTGACGAATATGGAAAGTCAATTAAGAGAGCAGGGCGCGGCGGATCGCTTCGACGAAGTGTTGCACGAAATTCCCTTGGTGCGTAAAGACCTGGGCTACATCCCGTTGGTGACGCCGACTTCACAAATTGTCGGCACCCAGGCGGTATTGAACGTACTGGCCGGCGAACGCTATAAAACCATCAGTAAGGAAACGGCCGGCGTGCTGAAAGGCGAATACGGTGCTACGCCGGCGCCCGTCGATAAAGAATTACAGGCTAGAGTGCTGAACGGTGCCAAGCCGATTACCTGTCGTCCAGCGGACTTGCTGGAAGCAGAAATGGACAAATTGGTTGCGGAAGTAAAAACCAAAGCGGCAGCCGAAGGTGTTAAGTTGGCTGAGAATGTAGAAGAAGACGCCCTGATTAACGGGCTATTTGCTCAGGTCGGTTGGAAGTTTCTTCAAAATCGCGGTAACCCAGCTGCGTTTGAACCGGCGCCAAGTTTGGCGCCGGCCGTGGCGGCAGCGCCCGCCATCGCCGCGCCGTCAGCTAGTGGCGCAGCCGAAACCTATACCGTTAATGTCGACGGTAAGAACTATCATGTAGCGGTCGCGCCGGGCGGAGCGGATATTATCGTGCAAGCGGCGGTTGTGACAGCCGCTCCGGATAGCGGCCCGATGCTGGCGGCTACCGCGCCTATCGTCAGTGGTAGCGGTGTAGTCGAATCGCCGCTGGCCGGTGTGGTGCTGAAAGTGAATGTCAATGTCGGCTCTCATCTTTCCGAGGGCGATGTGGTGATGATTATGGAAGCGATGAAAATGGAAACCGAAATTCGCGCTAAAGTAGCTGGCATCGTCAGTGCGGTAAATGTCCGTCAAGGCGATTCCGTGGCGGTAGGCGACGTATTGGTGACCCTGTAA
- a CDS encoding OadG family protein encodes MNEMLSSGIELMLIGMGMVYAFLAMLIVAINLMSRAVRRYFPEMPSKFPEQSVAVSNDKAVIAAITAAVHQYRKKYNNG; translated from the coding sequence ATGAACGAAATGCTGTCTTCTGGTATCGAGCTGATGCTGATCGGAATGGGCATGGTCTATGCGTTTCTGGCAATGCTGATTGTGGCGATCAATCTGATGTCCAGAGCGGTACGCCGCTATTTTCCGGAAATGCCTTCCAAGTTTCCAGAGCAGTCGGTAGCGGTCAGCAACGATAAGGCCGTGATTGCCGCGATTACCGCAGCGGTTCATCAATATCGCAAAAAATACAATAACGGATAA
- a CDS encoding peroxiredoxin has product MTAPAIGSPIPDFQIPATGDKTVELSDYRGKKVVLYFYPKDNTPGCTTEGQAFRDHIEQFDQLNTVILGVSRDSVKMHEGFKCKQAFPFDLLSDQDETLCKLFDVIKMKNMYGKQVQGIERSTFVIDENGVLIKEWRKVQVKTHVADVLSYLQGAR; this is encoded by the coding sequence ATGACAGCACCCGCCATTGGTAGCCCGATTCCCGATTTTCAAATTCCAGCTACCGGCGACAAAACCGTCGAGCTTAGCGACTATCGCGGCAAGAAAGTCGTTTTGTATTTTTATCCCAAGGATAATACTCCAGGTTGTACGACGGAAGGGCAGGCCTTTAGGGACCATATCGAACAGTTCGATCAACTGAATACGGTCATTCTCGGCGTATCCCGCGATAGCGTAAAAATGCACGAAGGCTTTAAATGCAAGCAGGCGTTTCCGTTCGATTTATTGTCCGATCAGGATGAAACGCTCTGTAAACTGTTCGATGTCATCAAAATGAAGAACATGTACGGCAAGCAAGTGCAGGGCATCGAGCGCAGCACCTTCGTCATCGACGAAAACGGCGTATTGATCAAGGAATGGCGCAAGGTTCAGGTCAAAACCCACGTTGCCGATGTGTTGAGCTATCTGCAAGGCGCTCGTTAA
- a CDS encoding glycine cleavage system protein R, whose amino-acid sequence MELAITVLGNKSNGFIAEILSALSACQCSVLELRTSNMTQITAAYFLIAGNWNHIAKLEGMLEAIKVRFEIQMSFLRPGQATTVLEGVPYTLETISMDKSDVLFAVTSFLLDRGICIEEITASRHQAAFFNTPVFSTKFVLLVPPEVRILSLREEFLDFCDSLNIDAILEPIKR is encoded by the coding sequence ATGGAACTTGCAATTACAGTGTTGGGCAACAAGTCCAACGGTTTTATCGCGGAGATTTTGTCGGCGCTGAGTGCCTGCCAATGCAGCGTGTTGGAGTTGCGGACCTCTAACATGACCCAAATAACGGCGGCTTATTTTCTGATTGCCGGCAACTGGAATCATATTGCCAAGCTTGAAGGCATGTTGGAGGCGATAAAGGTTCGTTTTGAAATCCAAATGAGTTTCTTACGGCCTGGTCAAGCTACGACTGTTTTGGAAGGTGTGCCATATACTTTAGAAACGATCTCGATGGATAAAAGCGATGTGTTGTTCGCGGTAACGTCGTTTTTATTGGATAGAGGAATTTGCATCGAAGAAATCACGGCCAGTCGTCATCAAGCTGCCTTTTTTAACACGCCGGTGTTTTCCACCAAGTTTGTGTTATTGGTGCCGCCGGAGGTGCGAATTTTATCGCTACGCGAAGAGTTTCTGGATTTCTGCGATAGCCTGAATATCGACGCCATTCTCGAACCCATCAAAAGGTAA
- the pgaD gene encoding poly-beta-1,6-N-acetyl-D-glucosamine biosynthesis protein PgaD, giving the protein MKDIIINQPHLQSFQQKCGSAFMSLFSWLLWLYFLWPLFTLGAWLMGLKSLSDEIRWFGGYKTLLELLQMYGEIVAIIAGIWLCWTLYLSWLHSSVPPKRTEPVTDQQLAVTFKVDAARLAAARAGKKLTVHFDEHAVITDIVSQ; this is encoded by the coding sequence ATGAAAGACATCATCATCAATCAGCCGCATTTGCAAAGTTTCCAGCAAAAGTGCGGTTCGGCCTTTATGTCCTTGTTTAGCTGGTTGTTATGGTTGTATTTTCTATGGCCCTTGTTTACCTTGGGGGCCTGGTTGATGGGTTTGAAAAGCCTATCTGACGAGATTCGCTGGTTCGGCGGGTACAAGACTCTGTTGGAACTATTGCAGATGTACGGCGAGATTGTCGCGATTATTGCCGGGATTTGGCTATGTTGGACGTTGTATTTATCCTGGCTGCATTCCAGCGTGCCGCCCAAACGCACCGAGCCGGTCACCGACCAGCAACTGGCAGTGACCTTTAAAGTCGATGCCGCCCGGTTGGCTGCGGCACGCGCCGGTAAAAAGTTGACGGTGCATTTTGACGAACATGCGGTCATCACAGACATAGTATCCCAATAG
- the pgaC gene encoding poly-beta-1,6-N-acetyl-D-glucosamine synthase, with protein sequence MENLIDQVWVQQFIDWWLITREHWEEVPWWQVNEWLSRFVFYYPLLMAYVWMLGGLIYYLRWERNRGNVLSDLPVLPEYPSVSILIPCYNEGENVRETIEYLLHQQYPNVEIIAINDGSKDNTLEILHELADQHPQIRVVNLASNQGKAVGLRTAALLANSEILIGIDGDALLAPNATAWIVRHFLEDPHVGAVTGNPRIRNRSTLLGKIQVGEFSAIVGMIKRAQRSYGHVFTISGVIAGFRKTALHDVGYWSPDMVTEDIDISWKLQLAGWAIRFEPNALCWVLMPETLNGLWKQRSRWAQGGVEVLLRYFRPLWRWRSRGMWPLYLECCISLTWAFLVVAMLALVPLEWFSSEPQEALEDLSPHWTSMLLCVTCLIQFAVSLAIDSSYERKSGGSAQHYYWMIWYPIVYWLINVGTTINGCIKALRKKSGQRAVWVTLDRGLRQK encoded by the coding sequence ATGGAGAACTTGATAGACCAAGTCTGGGTCCAGCAATTCATCGATTGGTGGCTGATTACCCGCGAACATTGGGAGGAAGTGCCTTGGTGGCAGGTTAACGAATGGCTGTCGAGATTCGTGTTTTATTACCCGTTGCTGATGGCCTATGTCTGGATGCTGGGCGGCCTGATTTATTACCTGCGCTGGGAGCGCAATCGCGGCAATGTGCTGTCCGATTTACCGGTGCTGCCGGAATATCCTTCGGTGTCGATTTTGATCCCTTGTTATAACGAGGGCGAGAACGTCCGGGAAACCATCGAATACCTGTTGCATCAGCAATATCCCAATGTCGAAATCATTGCGATTAACGACGGCAGCAAGGACAACACGCTGGAGATTTTGCACGAATTGGCTGATCAACATCCGCAAATTCGGGTGGTCAATCTGGCCAGCAATCAGGGCAAGGCGGTAGGTTTGCGTACGGCGGCCTTGCTGGCAAATAGCGAAATTCTGATCGGCATCGACGGCGACGCCTTGTTGGCGCCGAATGCCACGGCCTGGATCGTCCGGCATTTTCTGGAAGACCCGCATGTTGGCGCGGTGACCGGCAATCCGCGGATACGCAACCGTTCCACGTTGTTGGGCAAGATTCAGGTCGGCGAGTTTTCGGCCATCGTCGGTATGATCAAGCGCGCCCAGCGCTCTTACGGCCATGTGTTTACCATTTCCGGTGTGATTGCAGGATTTAGGAAAACCGCCTTGCACGATGTTGGTTACTGGAGTCCGGATATGGTGACGGAGGACATCGATATCAGCTGGAAATTGCAACTGGCCGGCTGGGCGATTCGTTTCGAACCGAACGCCTTGTGCTGGGTGTTGATGCCGGAAACCTTGAACGGCCTATGGAAACAGCGCAGCCGTTGGGCGCAGGGTGGTGTCGAGGTGCTGCTGCGTTATTTTCGGCCGTTGTGGCGTTGGCGTTCGCGCGGTATGTGGCCACTGTACCTGGAGTGCTGCATCAGTTTGACCTGGGCATTTCTGGTGGTGGCAATGTTGGCGCTGGTGCCCTTGGAGTGGTTTAGCAGTGAACCGCAGGAAGCCTTGGAGGATTTGTCGCCGCATTGGACCAGTATGTTGCTATGCGTGACTTGTCTGATTCAGTTCGCGGTCAGTTTGGCGATAGATTCCAGTTACGAACGCAAAAGCGGCGGCTCTGCACAGCATTACTACTGGATGATCTGGTATCCGATCGTTTATTGGTTGATCAATGTCGGCACTACCATTAACGGTTGCATCAAGGCTTTGCGCAAAAAGAGCGGTCAACGCGCGGTTTGGGTGACTTTGGACCGGGGCTTGAGGCAAAAATGA
- the pgaB gene encoding poly-beta-1,6-N-acetyl-D-glucosamine N-deacetylase PgaB yields MNIRFVARVVFVIACLFIRPLLAADSTNASFLVLNYHDILEEEERVPPFDRIGVNKDHLNDHFAWLKKNNYHVISVQDLLDCLKGDKQLPNKAVMLTFDDGYLSFYTRAMPLLKKYKYPATLAVVGTWLEQQNVPGVKPLMTPAQIREVMESGLVEVASHTHDLHHGIVANPQGNEQSAVTARLYSSEYDEYEKDEDYRKRIFQEVDKSSERLLQILGKRPRVIVWPYGEYNSIALEAAKLAGMRLTMGLNDGTNTLADAFVMKRMMIADDPNTEQFAGIVKNQRAGEQLRVAHVDMDYIFDDDEEQTEKNLAAVVERIKASGANTVYLQAYSDPDGDGNADQLYFPNRHLPVRRDLFNHVALHLRTRAGVKVYAWMPIMAYKADVPLKWYVKEWRDGEPQLSRHVYTRLSPFNPEARQYIGEIYEDLAKHCSFNGILFHDDGILSDFEDVSPLAMEFTRTVWGLPAEFDKIHASSELRLRWAQHKTELIGQFTDYLTDKVRYYRPYLKTARNFYALPLLKPYSEEWYAQSFPAFLKHYDYVAVEAMPFMEDAENPRQWLKELVEKTAQYPNGLDKMVFELQAVNWKTKQDIPMPIFTEQFELLKKYGAKHIGYYPDNVFNDQPKLAELKKFFPVAKKD; encoded by the coding sequence ATGAATATACGCTTTGTTGCCCGTGTAGTTTTTGTCATTGCCTGTTTGTTTATTAGGCCGTTGCTGGCTGCCGACTCGACTAATGCCAGCTTTCTGGTATTGAATTATCACGATATTCTCGAAGAAGAAGAAAGAGTGCCGCCGTTCGACCGGATTGGGGTGAACAAGGATCATCTCAACGATCATTTCGCCTGGTTGAAGAAAAACAATTATCACGTCATCAGCGTGCAGGATTTACTGGATTGCCTGAAAGGGGATAAGCAACTGCCTAACAAGGCGGTGATGCTGACCTTCGACGATGGCTATTTGAGTTTTTATACCCGCGCCATGCCCTTGCTGAAAAAGTACAAATATCCGGCCACATTGGCGGTGGTTGGCACCTGGCTGGAGCAGCAGAATGTGCCGGGCGTCAAGCCGCTGATGACGCCGGCACAGATTCGCGAGGTGATGGAGAGCGGTCTGGTCGAAGTGGCTTCGCATACTCACGATTTGCATCATGGCATCGTCGCCAATCCGCAAGGCAATGAGCAAAGTGCGGTGACCGCGCGCTTGTATAGCTCGGAGTATGACGAATACGAAAAAGACGAAGATTATCGTAAGCGCATCTTTCAGGAAGTCGATAAGAGTTCGGAACGGCTGTTGCAAATCCTCGGCAAGCGGCCGCGGGTAATAGTCTGGCCTTACGGCGAATACAATTCTATCGCGCTGGAGGCCGCCAAGCTGGCTGGCATGCGCTTGACGATGGGGCTGAATGACGGCACCAACACCTTGGCCGACGCTTTTGTGATGAAGCGGATGATGATCGCCGACGACCCCAATACCGAGCAATTTGCCGGTATTGTGAAAAATCAACGCGCCGGCGAGCAGCTCAGGGTGGCGCATGTCGATATGGATTACATTTTCGACGACGACGAAGAGCAGACCGAGAAGAATCTGGCGGCGGTGGTCGAGCGCATCAAAGCCAGCGGCGCCAATACGGTCTATCTGCAAGCCTATTCCGACCCGGACGGTGACGGCAACGCCGATCAATTATATTTCCCCAATCGGCATTTACCGGTGCGGCGCGATCTATTCAACCATGTGGCCTTGCATCTGCGCACAAGGGCCGGCGTGAAAGTGTATGCCTGGATGCCGATCATGGCTTACAAGGCCGATGTGCCGCTGAAATGGTATGTCAAGGAATGGCGCGACGGCGAACCGCAGTTATCCCGGCATGTGTACACTCGGCTGTCGCCGTTTAACCCGGAAGCGCGCCAATATATCGGCGAGATTTACGAAGACTTGGCCAAACATTGCAGTTTCAACGGCATCCTGTTTCACGACGACGGCATATTGTCGGATTTCGAGGACGTTTCCCCGCTGGCGATGGAGTTTACCCGCACGGTGTGGGGCTTGCCGGCCGAGTTCGACAAAATCCACGCTTCCAGCGAACTGCGTTTGCGTTGGGCGCAACACAAGACCGAGCTGATCGGTCAGTTCACCGATTATCTGACCGATAAGGTCAGATACTATCGGCCTTATCTGAAGACCGCCCGCAATTTTTATGCTTTGCCGCTGTTGAAGCCGTATAGCGAAGAATGGTATGCGCAGTCTTTTCCGGCGTTTCTGAAGCATTACGATTATGTGGCGGTGGAGGCGATGCCGTTCATGGAAGACGCGGAAAATCCCAGACAATGGCTGAAGGAGCTAGTGGAAAAAACCGCGCAATATCCTAACGGCCTGGACAAGATGGTGTTCGAGTTGCAGGCGGTTAATTGGAAAACCAAGCAGGATATTCCGATGCCGATCTTTACCGAACAATTCGAGTTATTGAAAAAATACGGCGCCAAACACATCGGTTACTATCCCGATAACGTTTTTAACGATCAGCCCAAGTTGGCGGAGCTGAAGAAATTCTTTCCGGTGGCTAAAAAGGATTAA